One Fibrobacter sp. UWB16 DNA window includes the following coding sequences:
- a CDS encoding pyridoxal-dependent decarboxylase, which yields MNCLQTPYFLINKDFLDDELLKLKNALQSSWGNYIIGYSYKTNAFPWVINYFKKNGCYAEVVSDDEYNLAKSIGANKIIYNGIAKSKETFIEAVKNNSIVNIDSEYEIDWLDELEKGRYSVGIRVNFDLESKCPGQTQCGEDGERFGFCYENGELKRAIDKIQAKGIKISGLHLHKSSKTRLPDIYKAIADAAVEITDKYELNLDYVDIGGGFFGGLASKPQFIEYFSTVSAILRRNFNPKKTVLVVEPGMALIGAAVDYYTTVKDVKKTIRNMFVVTDGSRTQIDPLMTKSSYFKDIVRNGNEKRTELNRQIICGFTCMEHDRMFEVKNEQELLPNDQIIYHKVGAYTMCLSPLFIKWFPSVYVKDGPKISKVRDKWTDIEYKSRTIGDEK from the coding sequence ATGAATTGTTTGCAAACGCCCTATTTCTTGATCAACAAAGATTTTCTCGATGACGAATTGCTGAAGCTGAAAAATGCGCTTCAATCGTCTTGGGGAAACTACATCATCGGCTATTCCTACAAAACGAATGCATTTCCTTGGGTAATCAACTATTTCAAAAAAAATGGTTGTTACGCAGAGGTTGTTTCTGATGATGAATATAATTTGGCTAAGTCAATTGGGGCCAATAAAATCATTTACAACGGTATAGCAAAGTCAAAAGAAACTTTTATTGAAGCTGTTAAAAACAACTCCATTGTAAACATTGATTCTGAATACGAAATTGATTGGCTTGACGAATTGGAAAAAGGTCGTTATTCGGTAGGAATTCGTGTCAACTTTGATTTAGAATCCAAGTGCCCGGGGCAAACTCAATGTGGCGAAGATGGTGAACGTTTTGGTTTTTGCTACGAAAATGGTGAACTGAAACGTGCTATTGACAAAATCCAGGCTAAAGGCATCAAAATCTCGGGATTGCATCTCCACAAAAGTTCCAAGACTCGGTTACCCGACATTTATAAAGCCATTGCGGATGCAGCTGTTGAAATTACCGATAAATACGAATTGAATTTGGATTATGTGGATATTGGCGGAGGTTTTTTTGGTGGTTTAGCATCAAAGCCTCAGTTCATAGAATATTTCAGCACGGTTTCTGCAATATTAAGGCGCAACTTCAATCCAAAGAAAACTGTTTTGGTTGTTGAACCAGGAATGGCTCTGATCGGAGCTGCCGTTGATTACTATACAACTGTCAAGGATGTAAAAAAAACGATCAGAAACATGTTTGTTGTGACCGATGGAAGCCGCACGCAAATAGATCCCTTGATGACCAAGAGTTCATACTTCAAAGACATTGTTCGCAATGGGAATGAAAAAAGAACTGAACTTAATCGACAGATTATTTGTGGCTTTACTTGCATGGAACATGATCGTATGTTTGAGGTGAAGAATGAGCAAGAGCTTCTCCCTAATGATCAGATTATTTACCACAAAGTCGGCGCCTATACAATGTGTCTTTCTCCTCTTTTTATAAAATGGTTCCCTTCCGTTTATGTAAAAGACGGCCCCAAAATTTCAAAAGTTCGTGATAAATGGACCGATATCGAATATAAAAGCCGTACCATTGGAGACGAAAAATAA
- a CDS encoding GIY-YIG nuclease family protein: MEQKSYTYILFSERNGTLYVGVTNNIIRRVTEHKEKQIPGFTQQYGVDKLGYFEEYNDIRLAIQREKELKGWNRKKKIALIESINPHWNDLFYELQ, encoded by the coding sequence ATGGAACAAAAAAGCTACACATACATTCTCTTCAGCGAAAGAAACGGCACCTTGTACGTAGGCGTAACGAATAATATTATTAGACGAGTTACAGAACACAAAGAAAAGCAAATCCCAGGATTTACCCAGCAATACGGAGTAGACAAACTAGGATACTTCGAAGAATACAACGATATACGTTTAGCAATCCAACGCGAAAAAGAACTAAAAGGATGGAACCGAAAAAAGAAAATTGCGCTAATAGAATCTATAAATCCACACTGGAACGATCTTTTCTACGAATTGCAGTAA
- the groL gene encoding chaperonin GroEL (60 kDa chaperone family; promotes refolding of misfolded polypeptides especially under stressful conditions; forms two stacked rings of heptamers to form a barrel-shaped 14mer; ends can be capped by GroES; misfolded proteins enter the barrel where they are refolded when GroES binds) has translation MAKQLKFDVAARESLMKGVDKLANAVKVTLGPKGRNVMIARSFGAPNVTKDGVSVAKEVELEDAYENLGAQMAKEVANKTSDAAGDGTTTATVLAQAITREGLKNVAAGANPMDIKRGMDAAVEAVIKEVGKMAVKINGKEHIAQVATISANNDPEIGELLANAMEKVGNDGVITIEESKTAETVLDVVEGMQFDRGYLSPYFVTNTDSMEVALENPYILLYDKKISTMKDLLPMLEHVAKQGKSLLIIAEDVDGEALATLVVNKMRGTLKVAAVKAPGFGDRRKAMLEDIAILTGGMLVSEDTGAKLEDAPVTVLGKAKSITITKDNTTIVEGAGDAASIKGRIAQIKKQIEATTSDYDREKLQERLAKLAGGVAVIKVGAATEVEMKEKKDRVDDAMHATRAAVEEGIVPGGGVALIRAEKAIDALQFDNADQKTGAAIIRRAIEEPLRQIVQNAGLEGSVVVNKVKEGKDGFGYNAKTDTYEDLIKAGVIDPAKVTRTALKNASSIASMILTTDCVITEKKEPKAPAAPAMDPSMGMGGMM, from the coding sequence ATGGCAAAGCAATTGAAGTTTGATGTAGCAGCTCGCGAATCCCTCATGAAGGGCGTTGACAAGCTCGCCAATGCAGTTAAGGTTACTCTCGGTCCTAAGGGCCGTAATGTGATGATCGCACGTTCCTTCGGTGCTCCGAACGTCACTAAGGACGGCGTTTCTGTCGCTAAGGAAGTCGAACTCGAAGACGCATACGAAAATCTCGGCGCTCAGATGGCCAAGGAAGTCGCCAACAAGACTTCTGACGCTGCTGGTGACGGCACCACGACTGCAACCGTTCTCGCTCAGGCAATCACTCGCGAAGGCCTCAAGAACGTCGCTGCTGGTGCAAACCCGATGGACATCAAGCGCGGTATGGACGCTGCTGTCGAAGCTGTGATCAAGGAAGTCGGCAAGATGGCCGTGAAGATCAACGGCAAGGAACACATCGCCCAGGTCGCAACGATTTCTGCCAACAACGACCCGGAAATTGGCGAACTCCTCGCCAACGCTATGGAAAAGGTCGGCAACGATGGCGTCATCACCATCGAAGAATCCAAGACTGCTGAAACTGTCCTCGACGTTGTCGAAGGTATGCAGTTCGACCGTGGCTACCTCTCTCCGTACTTCGTCACGAACACGGACAGCATGGAAGTCGCTCTCGAAAATCCGTACATTCTCTTGTACGACAAGAAGATTTCTACCATGAAGGATTTGCTCCCGATGCTCGAACACGTTGCAAAGCAGGGCAAGTCTCTCCTCATCATCGCCGAAGACGTCGATGGCGAAGCTCTCGCAACGCTCGTTGTGAACAAGATGCGCGGCACATTGAAGGTTGCTGCCGTTAAGGCTCCGGGCTTTGGCGACCGTCGTAAGGCCATGCTCGAAGATATCGCAATCCTCACTGGCGGTATGCTCGTCTCCGAAGACACGGGTGCTAAGCTCGAAGATGCTCCGGTTACCGTTCTCGGTAAGGCAAAGTCCATCACCATCACGAAGGACAACACCACGATCGTCGAAGGTGCTGGCGACGCCGCTTCTATCAAGGGCCGTATCGCTCAGATCAAGAAGCAGATCGAAGCTACCACGAGCGACTATGACCGTGAAAAGCTCCAGGAACGCTTGGCAAAGCTCGCCGGTGGCGTTGCTGTGATCAAGGTCGGTGCTGCTACCGAAGTTGAAATGAAGGAAAAGAAGGACCGCGTCGACGACGCTATGCACGCAACTCGTGCCGCTGTCGAAGAAGGTATCGTTCCGGGTGGTGGCGTTGCTCTCATCCGCGCAGAAAAGGCTATCGACGCTCTCCAGTTCGACAATGCCGACCAAAAGACTGGTGCTGCCATCATCCGCCGCGCTATCGAAGAACCGCTCCGCCAGATTGTCCAGAACGCTGGCCTCGAAGGTTCTGTGGTTGTGAACAAGGTCAAGGAAGGCAAGGACGGCTTTGGCTACAACGCTAAGACCGACACTTACGAAGACCTCATCAAGGCTGGTGTCATTGACCCGGCTAAGGTGACCCGCACGGCTCTCAAGAACGCCTCCTCCATCGCTTCGATGATTCTCACGACTGACTGCGTGATCACCGAAAAGAAGGAACCGAAGGCTCCGGCAGCTCCGGCTATGGATCCGTCCATGGGCATGGGTGGCATGATGTAA
- a CDS encoding sugar transferase gives MYARFFKRPLDFFCALAAILCLSPVLAVLTVLGAIKMKGNPFFTQPRPGLNEKIFKLIKFRTMTNEKDANGNLLPDDKRLTAYGKFLRSTSLDELPELFNILKGDMAVIGPRPLLVQYLPYYTETEKHRHDVRPGLSGLAQINGRNFVKWDQRFALDVQYVNNISFLGDLKIILKTIKKALCREDVAPNSESADEEYLDVVRGGGTSK, from the coding sequence ATGTACGCTCGTTTCTTCAAACGCCCACTCGACTTTTTCTGTGCTTTGGCAGCCATTCTCTGCCTGAGTCCGGTTCTCGCTGTGCTTACAGTCCTCGGCGCAATCAAGATGAAGGGTAACCCGTTCTTTACGCAACCGCGCCCGGGCCTTAACGAGAAAATCTTCAAGCTCATCAAGTTCCGCACAATGACGAACGAGAAGGATGCCAACGGCAACTTGCTCCCGGATGACAAGCGATTGACCGCCTACGGAAAGTTCCTCCGCAGCACCAGCCTCGACGAATTACCGGAACTGTTCAACATCCTCAAAGGTGATATGGCTGTAATAGGGCCGAGACCCCTGTTAGTTCAGTATTTGCCGTATTACACAGAAACCGAAAAACATCGCCATGATGTGCGTCCCGGACTCAGTGGACTTGCGCAGATTAACGGAAGAAACTTTGTTAAATGGGACCAAAGATTTGCTTTAGATGTTCAATATGTCAACAATATCTCTTTTTTGGGTGATTTAAAAATCATTCTAAAAACAATCAAAAAGGCTCTTTGTCGTGAAGATGTTGCTCCGAATTCGGAGTCTGCTGATGAAGAATATCTTGATGTTGTTAGAGGTGGGGGGACGAGTAAATGA
- a CDS encoding GIY-YIG nuclease family protein: MEQKSYTYILFSERNGTLYVGVTNNIIRRVTEHKEKQIPGFTQQYGVDKLGYFEEYNDIRLAIQREKELKGWNRKKKIALIESINPHWNDLFYELQ, encoded by the coding sequence ATGGAACAAAAAAGCTACACATACATTCTCTTCAGCGAAAGAAACGGCACCTTGTACGTAGGCGTAACGAATAATATTATTAGACGAGTTACAGAACACAAAGAAAAGCAAATCCCAGGATTTACCCAGCAATACGGAGTAGACAAACTAGGATACTTCGAAGAATACAACGATATACGTTTAGCAATCCAACGCGAAAAAGAACTAAAAGGATGGAACCGAAAAAAGAAAATTGCGCTAATAGAATCTATAAATCCACACTGGAACGACCTTTTCTACGAATTGCAGTAA
- a CDS encoding DegT/DnrJ/EryC1/StrS aminotransferase family protein, translating into MTRFEKKVWLSSPTMHGDEIKYVTEAYETNWMSTVGANINEVERLAAEKVGCKYAVALSAGTAALHLCTKLAGEALYGMPKAGTGALQNHKVFCSDMTFDATVNPIAYENGEAVFIDTEYKTWNMDPVALEKAFEIYPDVRLVVLVHLYGTPARVDEIRTICQKHNALLIEDAAESFGASYKGKQTGNFGDYSAISFNGNKIITGSSGGMFLTDSKDDAEKVRKWSTQSREAAPWYQHEEIGYNYRMSNVIAGVVRGQMPYLEEHIAQKKAIYMRYKEGLKGLPVQMNPYDAENSEPNFWLSCLIIDKCAMCKQVRGETEALYIHEKGKSCPTEILERIAAMNAEGRPIWKPMHMQPMYMSHAFVTANGNGRARTNAYIAGETRDVGADIFARGLCLPSDNKMTPEQQDAIIQTIKECFE; encoded by the coding sequence ATGACGCGTTTCGAGAAGAAGGTCTGGCTCTCTAGCCCAACGATGCACGGCGACGAAATCAAGTACGTCACCGAGGCTTACGAAACCAACTGGATGAGCACCGTTGGCGCGAACATCAACGAGGTCGAAAGGCTCGCCGCCGAGAAGGTCGGCTGCAAGTACGCCGTTGCGCTCTCCGCAGGCACGGCCGCACTCCACCTCTGCACAAAGCTCGCTGGCGAAGCGCTCTACGGCATGCCCAAGGCCGGCACCGGGGCGCTCCAAAACCACAAGGTGTTCTGCAGCGACATGACGTTTGACGCTACCGTGAACCCCATCGCTTACGAGAACGGCGAGGCCGTGTTCATCGACACCGAATACAAGACCTGGAACATGGACCCGGTCGCCCTCGAAAAGGCTTTCGAAATTTACCCGGATGTGCGCCTGGTGGTACTCGTGCACCTCTACGGAACCCCGGCCCGCGTTGACGAAATCCGCACCATCTGCCAAAAGCACAATGCCCTCCTCATCGAAGACGCCGCCGAAAGCTTTGGCGCAAGCTACAAGGGCAAGCAGACAGGCAACTTTGGCGACTACAGCGCCATCAGCTTCAACGGAAACAAGATTATCACCGGCTCCAGCGGCGGCATGTTCCTTACCGACAGCAAGGACGACGCCGAGAAGGTACGCAAGTGGAGCACCCAGAGCCGCGAGGCCGCCCCGTGGTACCAGCACGAGGAAATCGGCTACAACTACCGCATGAGCAACGTCATCGCTGGTGTGGTACGCGGCCAGATGCCCTACCTCGAAGAGCACATCGCGCAGAAAAAGGCCATCTATATGCGTTACAAGGAAGGCCTGAAGGGACTCCCGGTGCAGATGAACCCCTACGATGCCGAGAACAGCGAACCGAACTTTTGGCTCAGCTGCCTGATCATCGACAAGTGTGCCATGTGCAAGCAGGTCCGCGGCGAAACCGAAGCTTTGTACATTCATGAAAAAGGCAAAAGCTGCCCGACGGAAATTCTCGAGCGCATCGCCGCCATGAACGCCGAAGGCCGACCCATCTGGAAACCGATGCACATGCAGCCCATGTACATGAGCCACGCCTTTGTCACCGCTAACGGAAACGGACGCGCCCGCACGAACGCCTACATCGCAGGCGAAACCCGCGACGTGGGTGCCGATATCTTTGCCCGCGGACTCTGCCTCCCGAGCGACAACAAGATGACCCCCGAACAGCAGGATGCCATCATCCAGACCATCAAGGAATGCTTCGAGTAA
- a CDS encoding PD-(D/E)XK nuclease family transposase — protein MYNNANQSTKKYIVRNEQGEEFLLPKYAAIFRILMDDKDTIRDVLNSLLQLDPDHGIVDLEYEFEKPIDIFMPENDPARLDVWVRTKDNRYLNIEMQNKVHSFFFDRMQLYNSYLTLRGKYEFNRSPYFQGLSEEDRKYRYYELPETVSIWLCNDSVLRSKDIYKDVWSTYSEYEVKSGNAHPISRKNRYIVVDLPNFLRLRKGVKTREDFWLRLISRGPLQVPETEDPIFVNARERLRVSRMKPELLKALEASMFDHHEYEALEAEAFLKGQAKGKESERKKNDADNAARDSKRADFLRSQNVPDSVIAKMLALK, from the coding sequence ATGTATAACAACGCCAACCAATCGACAAAAAAGTACATTGTCAGGAATGAACAGGGCGAAGAATTCTTGCTGCCCAAATATGCGGCGATTTTCCGCATTTTGATGGACGACAAAGATACCATTCGCGACGTTCTTAATAGCTTGCTTCAGCTGGATCCCGACCACGGGATTGTTGACCTAGAATACGAATTTGAGAAGCCTATTGACATCTTCATGCCGGAAAACGACCCTGCGCGTCTCGATGTATGGGTGCGAACTAAGGACAACCGATATCTTAACATTGAAATGCAAAACAAGGTCCACTCGTTCTTTTTTGACCGCATGCAACTCTATAATTCGTACCTTACGCTGCGCGGTAAGTATGAATTTAATCGTTCGCCATACTTCCAGGGCCTATCAGAAGAGGATCGCAAGTATCGCTATTATGAGCTTCCGGAAACGGTGTCTATTTGGCTCTGCAATGATTCGGTCCTCAGATCGAAGGATATCTATAAGGATGTTTGGTCCACTTACAGTGAATATGAAGTCAAGTCGGGGAACGCACACCCCATTTCGCGGAAAAATAGGTATATTGTAGTAGACTTGCCCAACTTTTTGCGGTTGCGTAAGGGCGTGAAAACTCGCGAGGATTTCTGGCTCCGGCTTATCTCGCGAGGGCCGCTTCAGGTTCCCGAGACGGAAGACCCGATTTTTGTGAATGCTCGTGAACGTTTGCGCGTAAGCCGCATGAAACCAGAACTTTTGAAAGCATTGGAGGCTAGCATGTTTGACCATCATGAATACGAGGCACTTGAAGCCGAAGCCTTCCTTAAGGGCCAAGCAAAAGGTAAAGAAAGTGAACGCAAAAAAAATGATGCGGACAATGCGGCCCGTGATTCCAAGAGAGCTGATTTTCTGCGTTCGCAGAACGTGCCGGACAGTGTGATTGCGAAAATGCTTGCCCTGAAATAG
- a CDS encoding ATP-grasp domain-containing protein produces the protein MNMLILSAGTRNKVIQYFKKTFKDGKIVATDCSEIAPALYEADKYYIVPRITADGYLDVILDICKKEKIEGVLSLIDPELNLLAKNHKLFDDAGVKIIGSNFELCERSLDKFKMYNWLKEHGYNCAKSYMDREAFYADLTKGEIKYPVFVKPACGSASIAISKACDKETVDLLCTHSEGMMIQEFLHGQEIGADVYIDMISKKVVSIFTKKKIVMRAGETDKAVSFKDPELFALVKKFAEESGFTGQIDIDIFDIDGKYYISEVNPRFGGGYPHAFECGCNHMALIENNLKGIENKENIGNYEDGVYMMKYNEIAIKR, from the coding sequence ATGAATATGTTAATTCTTTCTGCTGGCACCCGCAATAAGGTTATCCAGTATTTCAAGAAAACCTTTAAGGATGGCAAGATTGTCGCTACCGATTGCAGTGAAATTGCACCTGCACTTTATGAGGCTGATAAGTATTATATTGTTCCTCGCATTACAGCTGACGGATATCTTGATGTTATTCTTGATATTTGTAAGAAGGAAAAGATTGAGGGCGTTCTTTCTCTGATTGACCCTGAATTAAACCTTCTTGCTAAAAATCATAAGCTTTTTGACGATGCCGGAGTTAAAATCATTGGTTCTAATTTTGAACTCTGCGAACGTAGCCTTGATAAATTCAAGATGTATAATTGGTTGAAGGAACATGGCTATAACTGCGCAAAATCCTATATGGATCGTGAAGCTTTTTATGCTGACTTGACAAAGGGCGAAATTAAGTATCCGGTTTTCGTAAAACCCGCCTGCGGAAGTGCAAGTATAGCGATTTCTAAAGCGTGCGATAAGGAAACAGTTGATTTGCTATGCACTCATTCCGAAGGAATGATGATTCAGGAATTTTTGCATGGTCAGGAAATTGGCGCAGATGTGTACATTGACATGATCAGCAAGAAAGTTGTATCGATTTTCACAAAGAAAAAGATTGTGATGCGCGCCGGAGAAACAGACAAGGCAGTCTCTTTTAAAGATCCCGAATTATTCGCCTTGGTAAAAAAATTTGCGGAAGAAAGCGGCTTCACAGGTCAAATTGACATTGACATTTTCGATATTGATGGTAAATACTACATCTCTGAGGTAAACCCCCGTTTTGGTGGCGGCTATCCCCATGCATTTGAGTGTGGATGTAATCATATGGCTCTGATTGAAAACAACCTCAAGGGTATTGAGAATAAAGAGAATATAGGCAACTACGAAGACGGTGTCTATATGATGAAGTACAACGAAATTGCAATAAAGAGATAA
- the groES gene encoding co-chaperone GroES, with protein MIKPLADRIVVKPAEAEQKTSSGLFIPDNAKEKPMQGKVVAVGPGRKNDKGEVVAMEVKVGDVVLYGKYSGTEVTVDGENYLIVKESDVIATL; from the coding sequence ATGATTAAGCCTTTAGCAGATCGAATCGTTGTCAAGCCGGCCGAAGCCGAACAGAAGACCTCCTCCGGTCTTTTCATTCCGGATAATGCAAAAGAAAAGCCGATGCAGGGCAAGGTCGTGGCCGTAGGTCCGGGTCGCAAGAACGATAAGGGCGAAGTCGTCGCTATGGAAGTCAAGGTTGGCGACGTGGTGCTCTACGGCAAGTACAGCGGTACCGAAGTCACCGTCGACGGCGAAAACTACCTCATCGTCAAGGAATCCGACGTTATCGCAACGCTCTAA
- a CDS encoding penicillin-binding protein 1A, whose product MDKFKSFMKILGAAIVKYGSLVWLKIWSVVKIAFANKIFRWFFIFMCPIFVAFIAALAVYIHYSPELPSLTQLEQINPRLVTNIYDKDGQIAHEYFVERREWTSIDSIPLNAIHAVMATEDRAFYKHWGMNVWAIPSALIESAVSGNKLRGASTLTQQLTKLLFLTPERSLSRKIKEMMTAIRIEQTYTKEEILEFYMNEVYLAGGNYGFQAAGKYYFGKPLDSLSIPEYAVLAGMLQRPETYRPDRHPKASKRRRNTVLYAMRDAGYITNEEYRKYIEEPIVLAKKEDVTGTGLYFFEEIRKYMEKKYGENSLYADGVSVYSTIDPEIQAFLDSVAYAQVERVRRRIKYRATRRLQLTKKYDMPEDSVVAHFDSVYTLFKKDYLAADTVRNKRGQYARFPDSIRYHHAEVAAIIIENETGAIRAMVGGSDFNKSKWNRAVQSLRQPGSSFKPIVYSTAMDNGASPCDSVNDQPVTIPDPDDKNPNKVWRPGNFEHDFEGMMTLRRALYKSKNLPAILTGMKYGLSNVVNYARKFGIKRAPLQAVPSLALGSVGATLMEMTSAYTVFPNGGNRIEPYMIESIVDRNGEVVEKNSKVEHEVLRPASAYLMVDMLKDVNVRGTAGRVWASGFRHPSGGKTGTTNDYTDTWYIGFTKQYTMGVWVGSDTPGTMGAGHTGTEDALPIWMATMAKLHKDLPKLPFPVPPGVISRGICNHTGLIAGEFCSEKTYCLYTAGYGPTERCDGNHFSSQTKSADNATLFSNKGVVENNRYEAPQPKKKGKGKDAAPPPKRNTRKMF is encoded by the coding sequence ATGGATAAGTTCAAATCATTCATGAAGATTTTAGGCGCGGCCATCGTCAAGTATGGTTCCCTCGTTTGGCTGAAAATTTGGAGCGTGGTGAAGATTGCCTTTGCCAACAAGATTTTCCGCTGGTTCTTTATTTTCATGTGCCCGATTTTCGTGGCGTTTATCGCTGCGCTGGCCGTCTACATTCATTATTCGCCGGAACTGCCGTCGCTTACGCAGCTCGAGCAGATTAATCCGCGACTCGTGACGAACATTTACGACAAGGATGGCCAAATTGCGCATGAATACTTCGTGGAACGCCGCGAATGGACGTCCATCGACTCGATTCCATTGAATGCGATCCATGCCGTGATGGCGACCGAAGACCGTGCGTTCTACAAGCACTGGGGCATGAACGTTTGGGCGATTCCGTCTGCGCTTATCGAAAGTGCCGTCTCGGGCAACAAGCTCCGCGGTGCATCGACCTTGACGCAGCAGCTCACCAAGCTCCTCTTCCTCACGCCGGAACGCTCGCTTTCCCGTAAGATCAAGGAAATGATGACGGCTATCCGCATCGAACAGACCTACACGAAGGAAGAAATTCTCGAATTCTACATGAACGAAGTTTACCTCGCTGGCGGTAACTACGGTTTCCAGGCGGCAGGCAAGTACTACTTCGGCAAGCCGCTCGATAGCCTTTCTATCCCGGAATACGCTGTGCTCGCAGGCATGTTGCAGCGCCCCGAAACGTACCGCCCTGACCGTCATCCGAAGGCTTCCAAGCGCCGTCGTAACACCGTGCTCTATGCTATGCGCGATGCCGGCTATATCACGAACGAGGAATACCGCAAGTATATTGAAGAGCCGATTGTGCTCGCCAAGAAAGAAGATGTGACCGGAACGGGCCTTTATTTCTTCGAAGAAATACGCAAGTACATGGAAAAGAAGTACGGTGAAAATTCGCTCTATGCCGATGGCGTGTCCGTCTATAGTACGATTGATCCGGAAATCCAGGCCTTCCTTGATAGTGTCGCCTATGCCCAGGTCGAGCGCGTCCGTCGCCGCATCAAGTACCGCGCTACCCGCAGGCTCCAGCTTACCAAGAAGTACGACATGCCCGAAGATAGCGTTGTCGCGCATTTCGACAGCGTCTACACGCTCTTCAAAAAGGATTACCTTGCCGCTGATACGGTCCGCAACAAGCGTGGCCAGTATGCCCGTTTCCCGGACAGTATCCGTTATCATCATGCAGAAGTAGCCGCAATTATTATTGAGAATGAGACTGGTGCAATCCGCGCCATGGTGGGCGGTAGCGACTTCAACAAGTCCAAGTGGAACCGTGCCGTGCAGTCTTTGCGCCAGCCGGGTTCTTCGTTCAAGCCGATCGTCTATTCGACCGCAATGGACAACGGCGCTAGCCCCTGCGACTCTGTGAATGACCAGCCGGTGACGATTCCGGATCCGGATGACAAGAACCCGAACAAGGTTTGGCGCCCGGGTAACTTCGAACATGACTTCGAAGGCATGATGACGCTCCGTCGCGCTCTGTACAAGTCCAAGAACCTTCCTGCTATTTTGACCGGTATGAAATACGGTCTCAGCAACGTGGTGAACTACGCTCGCAAGTTCGGCATCAAGCGCGCTCCGTTGCAGGCGGTTCCGAGCTTGGCTCTCGGTTCCGTGGGTGCAACGCTTATGGAAATGACGTCTGCTTACACGGTGTTCCCGAACGGCGGTAACCGCATCGAGCCGTACATGATTGAATCTATCGTGGACCGCAATGGTGAAGTGGTGGAGAAGAATTCCAAGGTCGAACACGAGGTCTTGCGCCCGGCATCGGCTTACTTGATGGTCGATATGCTCAAGGACGTGAACGTTCGCGGTACGGCCGGCCGTGTGTGGGCTTCTGGTTTCCGCCACCCGAGTGGCGGTAAGACGGGTACGACGAACGATTACACGGATACGTGGTACATCGGCTTCACGAAGCAGTATACGATGGGCGTGTGGGTCGGTTCTGATACGCCGGGGACTATGGGTGCCGGTCATACGGGTACCGAAGACGCTCTCCCGATTTGGATGGCGACGATGGCCAAGTTGCACAAGGATTTGCCGAAGCTCCCGTTCCCGGTTCCGCCTGGCGTGATTAGCCGTGGCATCTGCAACCACACGGGCCTTATCGCTGGTGAGTTCTGCTCTGAAAAGACTTACTGCCTCTACACGGCGGGCTACGGCCCGACGGAACGTTGCGACGGCAACCATTTCTCGTCGCAGACAAAGTCTGCGGATAACGCTACGTTGTTCAGTAACAAGGGTGTTGTCGAGAACAACCGCTACGAAGCCCCGCAGCCCAAGAAGAAAGGGAAGGGCAAGGACGCTGCTCCGCCACCCAAGCGCAACACGAGAAAGATGTTCTAG